From Calditrichota bacterium, the proteins below share one genomic window:
- a CDS encoding DUF2723 domain-containing protein, whose amino-acid sequence MDNHRKLNALVGGAVTLIAFLTYLRTIAPTVSFWDCGEFIACSYILGVPHPPGAPLYILLGRLFSMIPFAKDIAFRVNLISPVASALTVLFLYLVIVRMVILWRGKP is encoded by the coding sequence ATGGACAATCATCGCAAGCTAAACGCTCTGGTGGGCGGTGCAGTTACCTTGATTGCCTTTCTCACCTATCTCCGTACCATCGCCCCTACGGTCTCGTTCTGGGACTGTGGAGAGTTCATCGCCTGTTCGTACATCTTGGGGGTGCCGCATCCCCCTGGTGCGCCGCTCTACATCCTTCTCGGGCGCCTCTTTTCGATGATCCCCTTTGCCAAGGACATCGCCTTCAGAGTGAATCTGATTTCGCCCGTGGCCAGTGCCCTCACGGTGCTATTCCTCTACCTCGTCATCGTCCGCATGGTGATTCTGTGGCGGGGCAAACCGAG